One genomic region from Oxobacter pfennigii encodes:
- a CDS encoding GerMN domain-containing protein, with product MKRITALVSAVIIVISGIFISIKAISSNKDSGPYAYTSTEGADEYTYIILFFKGDESLLPEARGIKSRRDIARAVVEELISGPESMEYKNTIPQNTRLITAKIDKNTAHINLSREFNYKNIDVPNPKDIEISSVVNSLTQLPDVLRVQFYIEGKKWGGPIKRVREMLQREELNPAEVLNKQMAFEKKGSWLNAYLLMSDAEEGKGRKSYHEYVKEMQEAKKEGLMEAEFEVGEYKIDQNDINKAAVKIIFITRDGLGNYYKGSEVFFNTVKVDGFWMVDWLTDYR from the coding sequence ATGAAGAGGATAACAGCACTCGTTTCAGCAGTTATAATAGTTATATCGGGTATTTTTATCAGCATAAAAGCCATAAGCAGCAATAAGGATTCCGGTCCTTATGCATATACTTCGACAGAGGGGGCGGATGAATACACATACATAATCCTTTTCTTCAAAGGGGACGAAAGCCTTTTGCCTGAAGCCAGGGGTATAAAAAGCCGCAGGGATATTGCAAGGGCTGTTGTTGAAGAGCTGATTTCAGGTCCTGAATCCATGGAGTATAAAAATACAATACCGCAAAATACAAGACTGATAACAGCTAAAATAGATAAAAATACGGCGCATATCAATTTAAGCCGTGAATTTAATTATAAAAATATTGATGTGCCTAATCCGAAAGACATTGAAATAAGCTCCGTTGTGAACTCCTTAACCCAGCTTCCCGATGTTTTGAGAGTACAGTTTTATATCGAAGGTAAGAAATGGGGAGGGCCAATCAAAAGGGTCAGAGAAATGTTACAAAGAGAGGAGCTAAACCCGGCAGAGGTTTTAAATAAGCAAATGGCCTTTGAGAAAAAGGGAAGCTGGCTAAACGCTTATTTATTGATGTCCGATGCGGAAGAAGGCAAGGGGCGAAAATCCTATCATGAATATGTAAAGGAAATGCAGGAGGCTAAAAAAGAAGGTCTCATGGAGGCGGAATTTGAAGTAGGAGAATATAAAATAGATCAAAATGATATAAATAAGGCGGCGGTTAAAATCATATTTATTACAAGAGACGGCCTGGGTAACTATTATAAAGGATCCGAGGTATTTTTCAACACAGTTAAGGTTGACGGCTTCTGGATGGTAGATTGGCTGACTGATTACAGGTAA
- a CDS encoding WD40 repeat domain-containing protein, producing the protein MKQPLTLLFGIIISILFLSIAFPADPMQPDLITRIAGNKEEVKTPLETVRNYRVGDVTKIDDAGTALIFSPDEEELYYTKKSDDNSYEEIWISNLKDYKGIINTKLKINDIRNAKWSPDGKQLCFMGDLSPGTTSLFTYSATTKLIKEVTPKNIKDMGVTSYDWDNESLYLVMSVDIVKPFIELYNTHTGKFSRVNLKLRSCRNVAFYEDDKLMYSDLDENNEYKIYTVEKSGKNAEFIADGQSFILSPNKNKMAILADLNSQQGLWIYNIINKNIKQLRTEPINNIVWLSDNTNIIFAEEDDCKSKYTYSGSLYYVENNLQETEITGTVYPIFTASESGRKIAMTSPDYVEDRTENKGIFAGTLFK; encoded by the coding sequence ATGAAACAGCCGTTAACTTTATTATTTGGAATAATCATATCAATATTATTTTTAAGCATAGCCTTTCCTGCCGACCCTATGCAGCCGGATTTGATAACCAGGATTGCAGGGAACAAGGAGGAAGTAAAAACCCCATTGGAAACTGTCAGAAATTACAGGGTGGGGGATGTAACAAAAATAGATGATGCAGGGACTGCCCTTATCTTTTCACCCGATGAAGAAGAACTGTATTATACAAAGAAGTCGGATGATAATTCTTATGAAGAAATATGGATAAGCAATCTCAAAGACTATAAAGGAATTATAAATACAAAATTAAAGATAAACGATATCAGAAATGCCAAGTGGTCACCGGACGGCAAGCAGTTGTGCTTCATGGGGGATTTATCCCCGGGGACAACCAGTTTGTTTACATATAGCGCAACCACTAAGCTTATAAAAGAAGTCACCCCAAAAAACATCAAGGATATGGGCGTTACCTCCTATGATTGGGACAATGAATCACTGTATTTAGTAATGTCCGTCGATATTGTAAAACCCTTTATTGAATTATATAACACCCATACGGGGAAGTTCAGCAGGGTGAATTTGAAATTGAGGTCCTGCAGGAATGTAGCATTTTACGAAGATGACAAGTTAATGTACTCGGATTTGGACGAAAATAATGAATATAAAATATACACTGTCGAAAAGTCAGGGAAAAATGCTGAGTTTATTGCTGACGGACAGAGTTTTATATTGTCCCCTAATAAGAATAAAATGGCCATTTTAGCCGATTTAAACAGCCAGCAGGGCTTATGGATTTATAATATTATCAATAAAAATATAAAGCAATTGAGGACAGAACCGATAAATAATATAGTATGGTTATCTGATAATACCAATATAATTTTTGCAGAAGAGGATGACTGCAAATCAAAATATACTTACTCCGGAAGTCTTTATTATGTAGAAAATAATTTACAGGAAACCGAAATAACAGGTACTGTTTATCCTATATTTACTGCTTCGGAAAGCGGACGTAAAATTGCCATGACCTCCCCTGATTATGTAGAGGATAGAACAGAAAACAAAGGTATATTTGCAGGAACGCTATTTAAATAG
- a CDS encoding HDIG domain-containing metalloprotein, producing the protein MIYRIRQFFKGLTACRTDCEVIYKYLNDKEIDLFNKLPPHEKRHAVDTAYTVMKIYSGEDEDILIKSALLHDIGKIEGKTGIMKKSILVLMDKFAHRLSVKLSHRIKMFDIYYNHPEAGAELLEKIRTDEKAILLVRYHHAENYADEYTMDILKKADSMN; encoded by the coding sequence ATGATATACAGAATAAGGCAGTTTTTTAAGGGATTAACTGCCTGCAGAACTGATTGTGAAGTTATATATAAGTATTTAAATGATAAAGAGATTGATTTATTTAACAAATTGCCTCCCCATGAAAAGCGGCATGCAGTTGATACTGCTTATACCGTTATGAAAATTTACAGCGGAGAAGATGAGGATATACTTATAAAATCAGCACTTTTACATGATATCGGAAAAATAGAAGGAAAAACGGGAATCATGAAGAAGTCTATATTAGTGCTTATGGATAAATTTGCGCATAGGCTGTCAGTTAAACTATCACATAGGATAAAAATGTTTGACATATATTATAATCATCCGGAGGCTGGAGCTGAGCTTTTGGAAAAAATAAGGACAGATGAAAAAGCCATATTGCTTGTCAGATATCATCATGCAGAGAATTATGCCGATGAATATACCATGGATATATTGAAAAAGGCCGATAGTATGAATTAG
- a CDS encoding zinc ribbon domain-containing protein has protein sequence MSISIIAILIYMIIIAGIPAMIGFYVYRDAVQRGMNGGLWTLIVVLTPGFIGFIIYLLVRGSYSDLKCPNCLTQVNDQYGVCPKCGTRLKASCPNCNFPAEPDWKVCPRCASPLPENDGAAYPIRTKDNALGKILLAVVVIPLILLMLLVIFNLAIFRSTSAMNIAYLSIEDYKGRPEVTEWIKACNEDPSKTYALRYQSEYNEKKATHYLIYRPSAGKNTSVGADYKSGLFGANIEARFYEGADLEGEENHLTCISNYSDKFAGLKVFLKDKKIDCEITEVDYNPALFEIISE, from the coding sequence ATGAGTATCTCAATTATAGCTATACTCATCTATATGATTATTATTGCCGGCATTCCGGCGATGATAGGCTTCTATGTGTACCGGGACGCGGTTCAGCGAGGCATGAATGGGGGCCTATGGACTTTGATAGTGGTATTAACCCCCGGATTTATAGGCTTTATCATATATCTTCTTGTGCGAGGCAGCTATTCGGATTTAAAATGCCCAAACTGTTTAACTCAGGTTAACGATCAGTATGGGGTTTGCCCAAAATGCGGTACAAGGCTTAAAGCGTCCTGCCCAAACTGCAATTTTCCTGCAGAACCCGACTGGAAAGTTTGCCCCAGATGCGCTTCTCCTTTGCCGGAAAATGACGGTGCTGCATATCCCATCAGGACAAAGGATAATGCTCTTGGAAAGATCCTTTTGGCTGTAGTCGTTATTCCCCTTATTCTTTTGATGCTGTTAGTTATATTTAACTTAGCCATCTTTAGAAGCACATCGGCTATGAACATAGCGTATCTGAGTATAGAGGATTATAAGGGTCGTCCTGAAGTAACGGAATGGATTAAGGCCTGTAATGAGGATCCATCCAAAACATATGCATTGCGCTATCAGTCGGAGTATAATGAGAAAAAGGCGACACATTATTTAATTTACCGCCCTTCAGCCGGTAAAAACACAAGTGTGGGGGCTGACTATAAATCCGGACTTTTCGGAGCCAATATAGAAGCCCGTTTTTATGAAGGCGCTGATTTGGAAGGGGAAGAAAATCATCTGACATGTATTTCCAATTACTCGGATAAATTCGCAGGTCTGAAAGTGTTTTTGAAGGATAAAAAGATAGATTGCGAAATCACGGAAGTTGATTATAACCCTGCATTATTTGAAATTATCAGTGAATAA
- a CDS encoding response regulator transcription factor produces the protein MGEKILIALEELLILKGLKFSLEQDGYNADAVENMDEAKTLAENNKYDLIIMDESIGNISSNDFYQRVREKYNTPFIVLTSNADMVDKNQGIYDYVLKPINIVDFKSKVNAALVKSRGESNQQTGVIKLWDITIDLSSRNIVAGNREIDLTSKEYSILVFLASNKNKVYSREELLDEIWGNEHTGDKRIVDVHIRRLREKIENDPSNPSYIITKWGSGYYFNG, from the coding sequence TTGGGGGAAAAAATACTTATAGCATTAGAAGAACTTTTAATACTGAAGGGATTAAAGTTCAGCCTGGAGCAGGATGGCTATAATGCTGATGCCGTAGAAAATATGGATGAGGCCAAAACCTTGGCTGAGAATAATAAATATGATTTGATTATAATGGATGAATCCATTGGAAATATAAGCAGCAATGACTTCTATCAGAGAGTGAGAGAAAAATACAATACACCTTTTATTGTACTGACATCAAATGCTGATATGGTTGATAAAAACCAGGGAATATATGATTATGTATTAAAGCCCATTAATATCGTTGATTTTAAATCAAAGGTTAATGCAGCCCTTGTCAAATCAAGAGGAGAAAGCAATCAGCAGACAGGAGTCATAAAGCTTTGGGATATAACCATTGATTTATCGTCAAGAAATATAGTTGCAGGCAACCGTGAGATTGACCTGACGTCAAAGGAATACAGCATACTTGTTTTTCTTGCAAGCAACAAGAACAAGGTTTACAGCAGAGAAGAGCTTTTAGATGAAATCTGGGGCAATGAACATACAGGGGATAAGAGAATAGTGGATGTCCACATAAGAAGGCTTCGTGAAAAAATAGAAAACGACCCTTCAAACCCTTCATATATAATAACAAAATGGGGTTCAGGGTATTATTTCAACGGATAA
- a CDS encoding transcription repressor NadR, which yields MVGIERRNKILELLNSGLGSLSGSYLSKILKVSRQVVVQDIAILRAEGKDIIATPQGYIIPDYFSKKSAKRIIACKHHGQDIGDELNLIIAMGGRILDVIVEHPVYGELKGMLMLSSIMDAEEFTRRMNESVSEPLLVLTKGVHLHTIEADSEEKLNMIEEKLREKGYLLSEEN from the coding sequence ATGGTGGGAATTGAAAGAAGAAACAAAATACTTGAGCTTTTAAACAGCGGCTTAGGGTCCCTTTCCGGTTCATATCTATCTAAAATACTTAAAGTTTCAAGGCAGGTTGTAGTGCAGGATATAGCTATATTGAGGGCGGAAGGAAAAGACATAATAGCAACTCCCCAAGGATATATAATACCTGACTACTTTTCAAAAAAGAGCGCTAAACGGATTATAGCCTGCAAGCATCATGGACAGGATATAGGGGATGAGCTTAATTTGATAATTGCCATGGGGGGAAGGATTTTAGATGTTATAGTAGAGCACCCCGTATATGGCGAATTAAAAGGAATGCTCATGCTTTCATCCATTATGGATGCCGAAGAATTCACAAGAAGGATGAATGAGAGCGTAAGTGAACCTTTATTGGTTCTTACAAAAGGGGTTCATCTTCATACAATAGAGGCAGACAGCGAAGAAAAACTTAACATGATAGAGGAAAAGCTCCGGGAAAAGGGCTATCTGTTGAGTGAAGAAAATTAA